DNA sequence from the Drosophila sechellia strain sech25 chromosome 3L, ASM438219v1, whole genome shotgun sequence genome:
tGGCAGAGGAGCAGGTGCGGCAAAGGCTACTGGAGCGGGAGCGGCAACTGGAACGGGCAGGGGAGCGGGAAGGGGAGCAGCGAAGGCcactggagctggagcaggtGCCACTGGGTATGCCACGGCGTGGTTGATGCGGTGGGCATTGAAGCTGGAGGCATAGGGAGCCACCACTCCGGCGGTGGCCACAGGAGCAGCCAGGGGAGCTGCGAAGGCAGGAGCAAGTGGAGCAGCCAGAGGAGCCGGAGCATGGAAGGGCAAGAGTCCAGCCTGAGCAGAGGACACGCAGAGGGCAACGAGCTGTAAATgaaggtatatatatataatccaATTCGCTAGATCCGGACATCCTTTGCAACTCACCACAATcttggcaaacattttgcttGGGGGATTGGGGATGGTTGGTTTGCTAGGTGTGATTAGCTTGAAGGCAGACTGAGCTGTGATATCCAATTGTCCACTGGGTAACGCTTTTATAATTCTGTAGCCCTCGGAATATCCATGGACGCGCATACGAAAACACCTTGGAAGACTTTCTATATTGGGAGCTGATGAAGGGCGTTGCTGGATCGGTGCGATATATGTACTTAATAATCAATCGGTTGCCTCTTACGTCGATCGCCCCCGAAAACTTTCATAATTGCACGCAATTCCCGACCATAACCTAGGTTAATATTGGGCAAGATTTCGTTTTGGGTTTTGGCCGGGTTTATGACAGTTGGGGTTTTCGAATGTTTTCGAATATTTTCGGTGGGTGGTGCTTTTGTAATGAGCTGCAATTATTTACCCAGAGTACGTGTAACTTGACTCAatcatttaattgaattaccACTTTTTTTCGTCCATCCgctttttgtttcttgttgCAACAATTGTCG
Encoded proteins:
- the LOC6605916 gene encoding skin secretory protein xP2, with the protein product MFAKIVLVALCVSSAQAGLLPFHAPAPLAAPLAPAFAAPLAAPVATAGVVAPYASSFNAHRINHAVAYPVAPAPAPVAFAAPLPAPLPVPVAAPAPVAFAAPAPLPVAAAPAPVAFAAPAKVAFAAPAPVAAPLGFAPAPAPVAFAAPAKFGFGPFAAPLAAPVPAPLAVAPKFAPAPYFF